In the genome of Moorena sp. SIOASIH, the window TTTCCCATAAAATCCGTGCCCAAGAAGAATCAAACTCCGACCTGGTATTAGAAAAAAGCAACGAACTCTATAACAATCGGATGTTACAAGTCAGGGAACTGCAATCACAAGTGGCAGCCCTCCCTGACCAAAATAGTGAAGAAGCCCAAAACCTCAAAGCCGACGTGGAACGACAGCTTAGTAACGCTTTATTCTTTGCGAGTGAAGCCTATCACAGTAAAGGCACAATTCTACATGTAGTCGAAGGTATTCAAGGAAAAAAACAAGAAGTGCTAGCAGCATTGACACCGAATCAAATCCTTGATTCTGTCAATGAACAATTAGGAGATTTCCTCAAAGACATCCGTCATTACACTGCTGAAGAAGTTGATGATGGCACAACATTTTATCGCGCTTCCAAGTATATGCACCGCTTGTTCGATGCAGTCAATCTTTTGAAAGAGAAAGGAACGATTGGTGATTTACACTTTGAAAGTCAATATGGTAGTACCAAGGATTTGTATGAAGCCATAGGGGAAGTACTCTTACCCGCCCGCAAAGGTAAATTTGGATTGTCACCTGAAGAAACGATGGAACTTGCCAGAGACACTGTCTGGAACATGTATCAGATCATTACAGCAGAGGAGTTGGAAGATATTGTGCTATCTCTGGTAAAGGAGGTCAATATTGTAGCAAGGGACGTTATCAACTTTGATGACGCGGATGTTCCGGAATTATTACCAGAGTAGGCACTGCCTACCCTACATGAACTGGAAAATCAAGGGTGAATTGTCTCGATGAAATTCGCTCGATAGTCCCTTCAAAACTATCCCAAATTTCCTCCGGACAGGTGGCATCGCCTCAGCACGGGCAAATGCCTGTTTTATTATCTGTGAAGCTTTCTCTATTTCATCTGCGGTAGGTGGGGCTATTTCTTCCCCCTCCCACTCTACAATCAACAAATCGTTGGGACTACAGTGAAAAAAAGCACAGAGTTGAGCGAGGGTAGTAAAAGCGTTCGCCTTTGGCGGAAGCTTCGCTTCATCGCACAAGCGCGGAAGCTTTGCTTCATCGCATTCGCTTCCCCATTTTCGAGTTCCCTTAATTCTTGGCGATCGATTCCCGTAGATTCATAAATTTCTTCGTAACTGATATTTCCGTAATTAGCTCTTAATTGTGCTAGTTTGGTTGTGACTTTTATCTTGCAAACTCACCTACTATTTTCTATTTTATTAAATTAGCAAAAATTCTAATAAAATTCCCACACTTCCCACACTTCCCACACTTCCCACACTTCCCACACTTCCCTTCTTTTTTACAAATATGAGATGCACCCTCCCTACTCCCTACTCCCTACTCCCTACTCCCTACTCCCTACTCCCTATTCCCTACTCCCTACTCCCTACTCCCTAATTACCAACCTTCAAACGCAGTTGTTGCCATCGCAAACCAATTACTGTAGCGATATAGAGCATATAAGCTGGTTCTTCCATCTGAGTGAAAATAAACCCACAAACACAAACCGAGAGCATCAGCAGTTTAGGCATTTCATCGAGGCAGACCCGACGCCAGACTATGGAGCAAAGATATAAGTAAGCTCCTACCCCCAAAAACCCAAAATCTCCCCAGATACCAGCCCAACCCCAGAACGGAGAGAACATACTACTTCCCTCCGCTAGCCAACTTGAGGCCACATATTGCCAAACTGCCTGGCTGACGGGAATAGTCTCGCCAACAGGAACACTGGTAGACCCCAATGGTGATAACAAAGCACTATAGTCCCGAATCATCCACCCTCCTAATCGACCGATGGTATGACCAGGACCAAGACCAAATACCCAATTCCACGGTGAATGATGATAGGTAAGAATAATCCGTATTCCTGAAAACTTGAGCAATGTTGCCTCACCTTCGGGACCATAAATTGATGGTCTAGCCCAGGTCGCAAAGGCACTAAATGCCTGGACATTTTGTACTGCCCAAGTAAATACTATAATAAAAATAACTGTACCTATTATATACAGCAATGTTTTTCCAATATCTTTAATATTCGTGAAAGCTAGGATGACAAAGCCTACCAAAAACATCAGTAGCACCTGCTTGGCGTCGGAGGTGAGTATATTGCCAAAACCAGCAACAAATACTAAAACCCGTAACCAAATTGGTTGGCTTTTAGCAGAGACTAGATAGTACACTGCAAAAGTGCAGGAAATTGAAGCCCCAACCACGTGACCCGAACCTGACCGATAAAAAACCCCTTGAACGTTGTCGCAATCTCCAGGTAAGTCGCAGTAATTCAGAACAAATTTCTGTATATAGATCAAAAAGAGATGGAAAATGACAAAACCTGTCATCCAGGATTGAAACCACTGAAAACGAGCAGCAGACAATGGTAGGCTAATTATTGCCAGCAGCATCATGAACGGCTCTGCCAGCAGTAGGTAACCTAGGATGACATTAATTGTTCCTGCACCGTTCCATAAAGCACTAGCAAACCCAACTATCAGTAATAGCCATAAACCAAACACTATTTCCTGAACAATGGCAATTTGTTTACGGTTCTTAGTCCGGCTTTTGACCAGTGCTACGCCACAGACAAAAGGGACTGCAGCGAAGTGGAAAAAATTAATGAGTGATGGTACTCCTACTAAGCCCAGAAGACGGGGAAAAAAAGTAGTGCTAAATGCCAACAATACCAGGGTAGATGTCTGAATAAAGCCCTTGTTTCGTTTAAAATATGCTGCTTGTGAGTTCATGGGCTATAGCATTTATCAATTGGGTGAGGTACTTTCGTCCTAGGTTGTAGGGAGTAGGGAGTAGGGAGCAGGGAGTAGGGAGTAGGGAGTAGCGCTGCATCGCTACTTGATTAACTCTTGCCTCTTGCCTCTTGCCTCTTGCCTTTCCTTAAGCGATGCAGCGCGGTCTTGGGGAGGCAGCGCGGTCTTGGGGAGGCAGCGCGGTCTTGGGGGTTTCCCCCATGAGCGACTGTGGTTCCCACGGGGCAAACAGCGGTGCGGACGCAGGTTCCGCACACAGACCCATGCGCCATGAGCGACTGCCGTGGTTTCCCCCATGAGCGACTGCATCAAGACAGGGAGTATGTTCACAATTGAAATAAAAATGCTATATAGGCAGATGACGATGGAAATTACTAAAGAACCCTTCTGGAGATACTCGCTCTTTCCAAATCCGGCGACATTCATGCTGTAAATCTACAAATTCCTGGGATGATAGATTGTCGTGGAACTCAGCAATTTTATCGCCAATTAAATGAAGTTCATTCTCCTTTATCCAGACACAGTATTTCTTCCAATCAATGTCAAAGTCGTAGGGAAGCACACAATCGGTATCTACAAGAACTGGAATTCTGCCACAGCACAATGCTTCATAGAAACGAAAGGAATTGTTTCCTGATCCACGGCAACAGAAGATATAGTCACTGTCTATTAAGTTATGGACAAATTCAAGGCGATGCTTTTGCTTCAAATTGAAATCCGGTTGATTGAAGAAAACTAGCCGTTCTCTAATCAGAAAGTTGGTGATTATGTTAGGGTCTTTGGATAAGATATCTAGGGCTCGAAGTCTTAACACATGTCCCCAATTATAGGGAGGGATACTAGCTTTCGAGTTCAAGACATTCTTTTTGACTCTAGACCATAAAAATTTTAAGTGGGTTTTGGGATTTTGTTTGACGGCATACCCACAAAAACCAACTACAGGTTTTAAGCGTTTTTGGCGGATATTGATTTTGTTGTCAAGATAGTTTTCAACAAAGTCTTCGCTCCAGTGAGGTAGGGTAAAATCGGTGTTTTTTCTCAGGGAGCGATAGAGAGAGTGGCGGAATACAAAATCACTTTCAATTGGTAATTTAAGATGGGAACAAGCCCCACCAAAAAAGCTAATTAAGGGCTTGCCTGCTAATTTAACGTTTTCTGCTAATTGTCTGGCTTTATGTTCCAATTCAGAATTCCATAGTGCCCAATTCACTGGTACAATAGCAATATCTGCTTCCTCCAGAGAAGACATCTTAAATAGAGACTTTCCAATGTCTACATAGTGGTCAAAACAACTACTAATGGGATCCTCAGGATTTTCTGGAGGCTTGCCCCAAAAGGGGTATAGGATGGCCTCATAGTTCATGCCTTCTGGGAGATAGTTCTGGTCACAGAAAATTTTCAAAGTCATAATTTTAGGCTCTTCGGTAGTTGTGATACTAAATGATTAGTTTGGGAGTAGGGAGTCGGGAGTAGGGAGTCGGGAGTAGGGAGTCGGGAGTAGGGAGTCGGGAAAGGAGAACAGAAGGGAACAGGGAACAGGGAACAGGGAACAGAGAAGAGGAACCCACCCCTAACCCCTCCCAGGAGGGGAAGAGGGAACAGGGAAAAAATCCTGTGTACCTCATAGCTATGAAAAACGCTATCACACTTTAGAAGTCATTAAATAACACTTTTCGGCTATATCCATGCCTTTTTGCCAAATTATTAAGTCTTGAAAATTATTAGGGAGCAGGGAGCAGGGAGCAGGGAGCAGGGAGCAGGGAGCATAAATATGTCTTAACCTTTACTTCGACTGCTATAAAAATCTTTTCATTTATCTCCCCATCTCCCCATCTCCCCATCTCCCCATCTCCCCATCACCCCATCTCCCCATCTCCCCATCCCCCCATCTCCCCATCTCCCCATCTCCCCATCTCCCCATCTCCCCACACTTCCCACACTTCCCGCTCTTTCCCTATTCCCTACTCCCTACTCCCGCAAACCCAGGACGAGCTACCTCACCCGATTCAGAACTGCTATAAATATCAAGGAGTTGTTGATAGTTTTTTGTAGCAGTATATTTGGCTTCATACTCTGAGCGAGCTTCTCGACGCATCTGAGCCAGTTCGGTAGGATGTGAGACTAGCCAGTCTACCTTGCTTGCTAAGTCAAAAGGGTCACCAGGACGGAAGTGAAGCCCAACCCGACTCGATTCTACTAGTTCTGCGATCGCACCAATATTGGCAGCAATCACAGGGGTCCCTTTGGCAAAAGCTTCGATGGCTACCCGACCAAAGGTTTCGTACCACTTGGAAGGAAAGACTAAACACATGGCTTTGCCCAATAACTCATGAACCTCAGCCATGGGTTTGCGTCCTAACCACTCCACTTGGGGAAGTCGTTGAGCGGCCTGTTGTACCTGACTGGCTAAAGGACCATCTCCGACAATCTTGAGGGGTATCTTGCTATCCAGGTGTTCCCAAGCACTCAGTAAGGTGTCTAGTCCCTTTTCTACAGAAAGTCTACCGACATAGAGGGCAAAATTGCCGTCTCCTTCTCCAATTCCTGGGTCAGGGTAAACAAAGTTGGGTTTGACCACTATCTTGTTTGCTGGCAGACCACCGGCAATGAATTTTTGCCTGGCGAACTCCGTCAGAGCAATGTAGGTATCCACCATATCGCTCCAGGTCTGTAGGGTGTGGTGTACACTAAGCATCGCACTGACTACTCCTGTAGCCGCAAAACTATTCCGATAGCAGCTATGTAAGATACCCGGTAAAGGCACTGATTTCCCTAGACAGTCTTCGCAAACCTCTCCATCCCGGAAAAACAGCCCATTGGGGCAAAGAAGACGGTAGTTGTGCAAAGTTTGTACGACCCGCACCCCTTCTGCTTTGGCAGCATGGTAGACCGACGGGGAAATCAATGGCAGAAAATTATGGATGTGGATAACATCATAGGAGTGCTGTTTTAACTGCTGTTTGACAGTTTGATGAGCTTCCTGAGACCAAACCGTCTTGACAGCCATCTTGAGATGGCCTAACTCTGCCACCCTTTGGTTGTCCTGTTCATAGACGTCCACCAAGTGACCCATCTCCTGTAACAGTCTCACCTCTGCTTCGTGACACTCGTCTTCTCCACCACGGATTTGATACCGATTATGTAAACTTAAGATACGCACTGAACTAATCCTTTGTCTGCAGCGATCGCTTGATAGACTTGGGCTAACCGTTCCCCTTTAATCTGCCAACTATGGTGTTGGCTCATTAATGTCTGTCCGGCTTGCCCCATCGACTTTCGCAGTTCGGAGTCTTCAGCCAAACGCACCATTGCTTTAGCTAAATCACCCACTGCTTGGTCAGGATGATGAGCTTGAATCTTAAAGCCAGTCTCCTGTGTTACTTGGACAGCAGGTCCCCCTAAATCTAGGCAAATTACTGGACGACCAGCCGCCATTGCCTCCATACAAACCCATCCCCCAGAATCATGTAAGCTAGGATGAAGCAAGCCATGACATTCCCCTAGCTTCTGTAAGGTCTTTTCCCGAGGTAGCCGACCCCAGAATTTGACTTGGTGGGCAATCCCTAACTCTTCCGCAAGGGTATGAAGCCGCTGCCATTCCGGACCATCCCCGACAATCCAGTACTCGGCATCTGGTAGATTCGCTTTGGCAAAGGCTCGTACTCCCAAGTGAAACCCTTTCCAGTGCAAGAGTCTACCCATGCTAATAAACCTGACTGGCTCAGTCTCAGGCATCTGGTAATCAGCCAGACGCTGGATCTCTTCCGCTGGTAAACCAGACTCCGGAAGAATCTGTACATCAGTGACACCAAGTTTGTACAGTTGCTTAGCGGTATCCCAAGTGGTTGCTCGCACTAACACACTCTTTTGGGCAGTAAGATATACAAAAGGGTCATGCTCCCCGATCCAGCGCACGAGATAGCGAGCCGTTTCGTAAAGTCTGGCTCGGAAGCTAAAATCTTTCCAAAAGGCTATCGGTGCAGACTCGCCACCACCCACTGGGCCCCAAATGAAGGGAACTGGTAGCAGGGAGAGGAAGCTGGGACTTGAGTATTTAACAAAGGTGACGTGGTGGATTAGGTCAAAACCAATCTCGCGGTGCAGGCGACGAGCAACGAAGTACGCCTGTATCTGCCAGAGGTAGTAGTGAATTTGCATTGCCCCATTGGAACCCCAGCGCCAGCCACTGCCCCAGACCGGCAGAGTAAAGTAGACAAAGTGGAGATTAGGCACAGGATTACGGGTTAGTTCTGCCTTGATGACCTCCCCACTCTCATCGGGTCGAGTTAAGACCCAGACTTCATGGTGTTTAGCAATTTCCCGGGCAATATTCCAGCCAACTCCAGGTTCAGACCCTCTACCTGGTTCACAGGAATAGGCAGAAATTAGAACTTTCATACTCCCAATACCTCCTTATAAAGCTGTAAATAACCCAACGCCACTTCCTTTGGTTGAAAGTGGGCTTGAGCATAGGATTGTGCGCGTTTTGACCAATGGTGAAGCTGAGTCGGCTCAGCCAGAAGTTCTGTCAGACAGCTAGCTGCTTTCTTAGGGTTTGAAGGCAATACTAAACCTAAGTCATTTTTGTCAAAAAGTTCAGCAAGGTTAACGGTATCAGCTACAGCACAAGGTACTCCCAAATACATTGCCTCTGCTATCGAGATCCCAAACACTTCCCAACGAGAGGTTTGAATGTAAACGCTAGCTTCAGAAAGTACCTTAGCTTTCTGTTCTCCAAATACTGGATCGTGGAAGTAAACATTTGAAGGGAGGTTACGTTGGAGACGTTCCATCCATTTGTTGGTTTTAGCATCTTTAGTGCCATACAAATGGACTTCTATCTCTGGTGGTAAAAACCGTGCGATTTCTACCAAGATATCTATGCCTTTATGTAGGATATCAAAGCGACCCAGGTAAACTAGCCGCTTCTGGTTTAGATTGCCTCTCCAGCTGTGTGTCCCTAATTGTTGAAGATTTACCGGGTTTGGCACCCAACGGATTCTACCTTTGTAAGGAGGAACAAAAGCCCGCACTGCTTTTTCTTCTTTGGGTGTTACCACAGAAATTCCAGATGCCTGAGAGAATCTAGGCTTTTCGATTAGCCAGCTGTAAAGACTTTTCTTCACCCTACCTCGTTCCAGAAGTTCGGGTGACATAGCATTAGGGGTAATCACATAGGGAATTTTTTTCCGAACTAGCTTCCTAGCCAAGGTGGCTTGCTTGGGAAGAAATACGGAGTGCATATGCACAATCTGTGGCGGTTTAGAATCAAGCAGATTACTGATTAGTCTGGAATCATAACCCCAAGTATTGGCTGGAATATGAATTATTTTAACACCATTTTTTGCAGTAAACTCTATGGCAAATTCATCCGGTTTAGTATCCACTATAAGCGTAACTTGATGTCCAAAATTAGTCTGTTCATTAGCAACAGACCAGACTGTATTGTTCACCCCATCTACTCCTTGAGGAGATGCGGAACACCCTACATGAAAAATTTTCATAATTCATTTTTGCTTAATTAAGCACGTTTACCTAAGCCATAAATAAATAGAAGTTTCACCCACCGTCCTAACCACGAAATGAGCTTACTAAAAAATAGAAGTGTTCCTAATATAAATCCGTACTTTTCCGTGAAGTAAAAAAACTTAGTCGGTATACGATAGGGAGATTTTTTATTCCAAAACAAGGCTTGGAAGGTTCTACCTGGCTTTAGGCCACGTTTAAAGTATTTATGGAAACCTAGTTGATCGTGAACCGGTCCGACTAAAATGGCCTTAAGGTTTCCAATTAGACAAGCTTTGAAGCCAGAGCGAGTTGCTTTGAAGGTGTACATATCATCTCCCGAATAGTGAGGAAATTTTTTAGCATCTGGAGGTCCAATTTTAGAAAATACAGAAGCCGGAATGCCGACACACCAGCCAGACATACCGTCAACAAATAGGATTTCACCGGGTTTAGCAAAACACCCTTTTCGACCTTGAAAACCGTTGTGATGTACAGTCAGTGAATTAGATTCCTGAACGTAACAGGTAGGCGCAGCTAGGGTATCTGGATGAGTAGCCATAAATTTGACCAGTCCTGGCAGAGTTTCTGGAGCAGGAGCACAGTCATCATTTAGCAAAATAAAATACTCTGCTCCTTGGTCGTAGGCGTACTCCATACCTAGAGCAGTTGCTCCTGTCCACCAGAGGTCTCCATTACCTGGTAAAACTGTTACGTCTGGGTACAGGGTATTGATTGCTTCTTTAGTGCCGTCAGTGGAACCATCATCCACAATTACGACATGATACTGCTGGAGATCACCACACTTTTCCAGGTTGTTTAGACAAGCCAGGGTGGTATCCTTGCGATTGTGAACGGGGATAACAATGTATACAGGCTTTTTGGTAGATACTTCAGGCATATAGCAAAGGGAGTCGGGAGTCGGGAGTCGGGAGTCGGGAGTCGGGAGTCGGGAGTCGGGAACAGGGAGTAGGGAGCAGGGAGTAGGGAGTAGGGAGCAGGGAGTAGTTGTGTGGCACAGGCTTCTAGCCTGTGACCTTAGTAGGGTGCGTGACTTAACGAATGCTTACCTCTTTTATTCAAAAGCTGACCGCTGACCGCTGACCGCTGTCAGCTTACACGGTTTTTTGCTGACCATTCCAGACAAATTCCACAACGTCAGCTAAAGAATTTGAGACTGCCTCTAGGGTATGGCTAGCCATAATTTGTTGGGATTTTTCTCCCATCTTGTTAATCAAATCTGGGTTATTGATAAATCGGATCATCAATTCAGCCAATTCTTCAGAATCATGGGGGTCAAACACATAGCCATTTTCACCATCAACCACCATTTCTACTGCTCCTGCCCATTTTGAACAGAGAATAGGTTTACCAAAAGCCATGGCTTCTGGTACTACCATACCCCAGACATCTTCAAGAGTAGGAAACAAAAAAACATCAGCGTTTTGCAAATAGGTTCCTAAACCTCCGTATTCAACAAATCCAACCAACTTGACTTGATTTTCTAGATTATAGGTTTTAACCAAGCTCTCAAGTTCCTGGTGTTGAGTTCCACGACCAACGATTAGCACGGTATAGTCTTGATATCCTTT includes:
- a CDS encoding glycosyltransferase; translation: MKVLISAYSCEPGRGSEPGVGWNIAREIAKHHEVWVLTRPDESGEVIKAELTRNPVPNLHFVYFTLPVWGSGWRWGSNGAMQIHYYLWQIQAYFVARRLHREIGFDLIHHVTFVKYSSPSFLSLLPVPFIWGPVGGGESAPIAFWKDFSFRARLYETARYLVRWIGEHDPFVYLTAQKSVLVRATTWDTAKQLYKLGVTDVQILPESGLPAEEIQRLADYQMPETEPVRFISMGRLLHWKGFHLGVRAFAKANLPDAEYWIVGDGPEWQRLHTLAEELGIAHQVKFWGRLPREKTLQKLGECHGLLHPSLHDSGGWVCMEAMAAGRPVICLDLGGPAVQVTQETGFKIQAHHPDQAVGDLAKAMVRLAEDSELRKSMGQAGQTLMSQHHSWQIKGERLAQVYQAIAADKGLVQCVS
- a CDS encoding exostosin; translation: MTLKIFCDQNYLPEGMNYEAILYPFWGKPPENPEDPISSCFDHYVDIGKSLFKMSSLEEADIAIVPVNWALWNSELEHKARQLAENVKLAGKPLISFFGGACSHLKLPIESDFVFRHSLYRSLRKNTDFTLPHWSEDFVENYLDNKINIRQKRLKPVVGFCGYAVKQNPKTHLKFLWSRVKKNVLNSKASIPPYNWGHVLRLRALDILSKDPNIITNFLIRERLVFFNQPDFNLKQKHRLEFVHNLIDSDYIFCCRGSGNNSFRFYEALCCGRIPVLVDTDCVLPYDFDIDWKKYCVWIKENELHLIGDKIAEFHDNLSSQEFVDLQHECRRIWKERVSPEGFFSNFHRHLPI
- a CDS encoding glycosyltransferase, which translates into the protein MRILSLHNRYQIRGGEDECHEAEVRLLQEMGHLVDVYEQDNQRVAELGHLKMAVKTVWSQEAHQTVKQQLKQHSYDVIHIHNFLPLISPSVYHAAKAEGVRVVQTLHNYRLLCPNGLFFRDGEVCEDCLGKSVPLPGILHSCYRNSFAATGVVSAMLSVHHTLQTWSDMVDTYIALTEFARQKFIAGGLPANKIVVKPNFVYPDPGIGEGDGNFALYVGRLSVEKGLDTLLSAWEHLDSKIPLKIVGDGPLASQVQQAAQRLPQVEWLGRKPMAEVHELLGKAMCLVFPSKWYETFGRVAIEAFAKGTPVIAANIGAIAELVESSRVGLHFRPGDPFDLASKVDWLVSHPTELAQMRREARSEYEAKYTATKNYQQLLDIYSSSESGEVARPGFAGVGSRE
- a CDS encoding glycosyltransferase family 4 protein — encoded protein: MKIFHVGCSASPQGVDGVNNTVWSVANEQTNFGHQVTLIVDTKPDEFAIEFTAKNGVKIIHIPANTWGYDSRLISNLLDSKPPQIVHMHSVFLPKQATLARKLVRKKIPYVITPNAMSPELLERGRVKKSLYSWLIEKPRFSQASGISVVTPKEEKAVRAFVPPYKGRIRWVPNPVNLQQLGTHSWRGNLNQKRLVYLGRFDILHKGIDILVEIARFLPPEIEVHLYGTKDAKTNKWMERLQRNLPSNVYFHDPVFGEQKAKVLSEASVYIQTSRWEVFGISIAEAMYLGVPCAVADTVNLAELFDKNDLGLVLPSNPKKAASCLTELLAEPTQLHHWSKRAQSYAQAHFQPKEVALGYLQLYKEVLGV
- a CDS encoding glycosyltransferase family 2 protein; translation: MPEVSTKKPVYIVIPVHNRKDTTLACLNNLEKCGDLQQYHVVIVDDGSTDGTKEAINTLYPDVTVLPGNGDLWWTGATALGMEYAYDQGAEYFILLNDDCAPAPETLPGLVKFMATHPDTLAAPTCYVQESNSLTVHHNGFQGRKGCFAKPGEILFVDGMSGWCVGIPASVFSKIGPPDAKKFPHYSGDDMYTFKATRSGFKACLIGNLKAILVGPVHDQLGFHKYFKRGLKPGRTFQALFWNKKSPYRIPTKFFYFTEKYGFILGTLLFFSKLISWLGRWVKLLFIYGLGKRA